A genomic segment from Echeneis naucrates chromosome 20, fEcheNa1.1, whole genome shotgun sequence encodes:
- the skida1 gene encoding SKI/DACH domain-containing protein 1, with the protein MGDLECGFEEMQGVRLGYLLIKGKQMFALSQVFTDLLKNIPRTTVHKRMDHLKVKKHHCDLEELRKLKAINSIAFHAAKCTLISREDVEALYFSCKTERVLKSNKRKAKAVCSPGNVDASSGFLHADAELWKEKVWFSLHGVPETLALHNKTARRRELTPCLTDSKLPQFYHKSHGRDFRSATKSSHKHFKNYETAKITGNRVTLSQRHTFFRSAVSRQPVAAIAAQSRLSRSAGDLLHKRKRRREGGGGRDSARHSWSRSRHAHHHAPPVLLVQPKSSGSHGTSYGAFHLGSDFYLDPRPHHHHHHQHHHHHHHHHHEQTFPESYSSDTESSTYSDRVYPDSDFGSGFSTSSNSGSSEEEEEGEDDDDTQSESSEVSSEEEESSSQSDSSSVSSRVSIQSIRFRRARVGSLAKSLSSSKASPLLQPTFHYNNQPQQEKAHRTLGHGATPQAVESRQDKRQTCEFVSSEPRKDLGPLQPPKLNSPAVGESFFTESKRDGASEADPSRADPVPGLNRGKAYHSTRRTSGFPATCPPVLSAQCDLDKDAKLAKCGDGRREPKAISLKLSTPVKKIKTEAEEPYVTSVPHPDSGRTARTPPFNLHNVKVKVEESCDEYEYQSQVALFKCKGDKAEISNNGAIKPGDSEIKATEKSPDVAPRSPCCPQECRSTQDTPCMDEQEHRNKNSRTQAMGSKKFRISRTQIKQNVPRVSKAASSSSSSSPSSSSSSTTTTSSRPVGCEETSTEDLPSRRKRCSASSVVSPVKMPFSLMANFPSPPSLVVGSDGDLCPAYSLNSLRGPGPPPLSHPVWRWQPGGQILPPPHAHKTRKY; encoded by the coding sequence ATGGGAGACCTGGAGTGTGGCTTTGAGGAAATGCAAGGAGTCAGATTGGGATACCTGCTCATCAAAGGCAAGCAGATGTTTGCTTTGTCTCAGGTCTTCACCGACCTGCTGAAGAACATCCCCCGGACCACTGTGCACAAACGCATGGACCATCTGAAGGTGAAGAAGCACCACTGCGACCTGGAGGAGCTGCGGAAGCTCAAAGCAATAAACTCTATAGCTTTCCACGCCGCTAAATGTACTCTGATATCGCGGGAGGACGTGGAGGCTCTGTATTTCTCCTGCAAGACTGAGCGAGTGTTGAAGTCCAACAAAAGGAAAGCGAAAGCGGTGTGTTCCCCCGGGAATGTGGACGCGTCGTCGGGGTTCCTGCACGCCGACGCCGAGCTGTGGAAGGAAAAAGTTTGGTTTAGTTTGCACGGTGTCCCGGAGACTCTGGCTCTCCACAACAAAACGGCCAGGCGCAGAGAGCTGACTCCTTGCCTTACCGACTCCAAACTACCTCAATTTTACCACAAATCTCACGGACGGGATTTCCGTTCGGCGACCAAGTCCAGTCACAAACACTTTAAAAACTATGAAACTGCGAAAATAACAGGAAACCGCGTTACTTTGAGCCAAAGGCACACATTTTTCCGGAGCGCGGTGAGCCGGCAGCCGGTGGCAGCCATAGCTGCTCAGTCCAGGCTCTCGCGCTCAGCCGGCGACCTACTTCAcaaaaggaagaggaggcgCGAGGGGGGCGGCGGCAGGGACAGCGCGAGGCACTCGTGGAGCAGAAGCAGACACGCGCACCACCACGCACCACCGGTGCTTCTCGTGCAGCCCAAATCGTCCGGTTCTCACGGGACCTCTTACGGGGCTTTCCACCTCGGGTCGGATTTCTATCTCGACCCCAGacctcatcaccaccaccaccaccagcatcaccatcatcaccaccaccaccaccacgagCAGACTTTCCCGGAGAGTTACAGCAGCGACACCGAATCCAGCACCTACTCGGACCGGGTGTACCCGGACTCGGACTTCGGGTCCGGCTTCTCCACCAGCAGCAACTCCGGgagctcagaggaggaagaggagggcgAGGACGACGATGACACGCAGTCGGAGAGTTCAGAGGTcagctcagaggaggaagagagctcCTCTCAGTCCGACTCCAGCTCGGTTTCAAGCCGGGTCTCAATACAGAGCATCCGGTTCAGACGGGCTCGGGTGGGTTCTCTGGCCAAAAGCCTCAGCAGCAGTAAAGCATCTCCGCTCCTGCAGCCCACGTTTCACTACAACAACCAGCCACAACAAGAAAAGGCACACAGGACACTGGGCCACGGTGCCACTCCACAGGCAGTGGAGAGCAGGCAAGATAAACGGCAAACATGTGAATTTGTTTCTAGTGAGCCCAGAAAGGATTTGGGACCTTTACAACCACCAAAATTAAACTCTCCTGCCGTTGGGGAGAGTTTTTTCACCGAGTCCAAACGGGACGGGGCGTCTGAGGCTGATCCGAGCAGAGCTGATCCTGTCCCGGGACTCAACAGGGGCAAGGCCTACCACTCCACCCGCAGGACATCAGGGTTCCCCGCCACATGTCCCCCCGTACTGAGCGCACAGTGTGACCTGGACAAAGATGCCAAGCTCGCAAAGTGTGGCGATGGTAGAAGGGAGCCGAAAGCCATCAGCCTAAAACTGTCTACCCcggtgaaaaaaataaagaccgAAGCGGAGGAACCGTATGTGACCAGCGTCCCCCACCCGGACAGCGGCAGGACAGCCAGGACACCCCCCTTCAACCTCCACAATGTGAAAGTTAAGGTGGAGGAAAGCTGTGATGAATATGAATACCAGAGCCAGGTCGCTTTATTTAAGTGTAAAGGAGATAAGGCAGAGATCAGCAACAACGGAGCCATCAAACCAGGGGACAGCGAGATTAAAGCCACAGAGAAGAGCCCCGATGTGGCCCCCAGGTCCCCATGTTGTCCTCAGGAATGCAGGAGCACCCAGGACACCCCATGTATGGATGAGCAGGAGcacaggaacaaaaacagcaggacTCAGGCGATGGGGAGTAAGAAATTCCGAATTTCCAGGactcaaataaaacaaaacgtGCCTAGGGTCAGCAaggctgcctcctcctcttcctcctcatccccctcctcctcctcttcttctactactactacttctTCTCGTCCCGTTGGCTGCGAGGAGACATCCACTGAGGATTTACCTAGCAGGCGCAAACGCTGCAGCGCCAGCTCTGTAGTATCGCCTGTAAAAATGCCTTTCAGCCTGATGGCAAATTTCCCATCGCCGCCGTCGCTGGTTGTTGGCAGTGACGGGGATTTGTGCCCTGCTTATTCCCTGAACTCACTGAGGGGCCCCGGGCCTCCCCCCCTGTCCCACCCCGTGTGGAGGTGGCAGCCAGGCGGCCAGATTCTCCCTCCCCCACACGCTCACAAAACTAGGAAATACTGA